Within Runella rosea, the genomic segment TCGTTTAGATTACGTCGCAACAAAGCATTTTTTCGGTTTCGACCAAGTCGGTCTTCGCCATTTCAATCGACTCGGGCAGGTGCAATTGCGGCACCACATCGGTGAGCAAACGCGCACAGTATTGACTAGGGGTCTGTTTGAACCAATCGGAGGCAATACTCACCCCCGTAACCGTAAATCGCCACAATTTATCGGCATCTCGCACAATCTCATCTTCGACCGAACGCGCAAAACTCCGCGTGTCGTGACCGTCGATGATGGTTTGCACTTTTTGAATAAAGTCTTCCGAATAACCCAAGGGCCTTAGTATCTCTGCTGACAGCCGCACGCCTTCCGATTCGTGCAAATACCGCACGTCGCTCTGAAGGTAATTTTCGGTCTGAAAGCCTTTTTTAAAAATATCATCTTCGTCAATCGAAAACCAGCCAATGTCGTGTAAAATAATGCCCGCTGCCACCACTTCGCGGTCGGCGTTTGGATAGCTTTCGGCCAGTTTCATCGCGTAGTGAAAAGAAATCGGGATATGAACGTCGTTTTTTCGTACCCGCATGTACTTTTCGGCCGCTTTGAGAATATGTGCGTAGTTGTTCATTAATACGTTAAGATAAAAAATAGCTGTAGAAACAGAATGTTGACTGTGTCGGACATTACGCACTTTTTGTCACCTAATACCTTCACAATCAACATTTTTCAAAATACATTTAAGATTAAAATCAGGCAGCTTCGAGGATGGTTACTTCTCCCGTTGAGCCATTGACCATGATTCGGTCGCCCGTTTTGATGGTGGTAGTAGCGGAGCCTGTACCTGTTACCGCCGGCAGTGCGTACTCACGACAAACGATGGCCGCGTGCGACATCATACCGCCGATGTCGGTGACGGTGGCTTTGATTTTGCCAAATACAGGGGCCCAACTCGGCGCCGTAACGCGCGTCACTAAGATTTCGTCTTGCTCCAAAAGGCCCAGCTCGTCGGGGCTGTTGATGACCCGCGCAATACCTTCCACTTTGCCTGCCGAAGCCGCCATTCCTTTGAGGTGATTGGTGGTTTCGCCACTTTGCAACCATCCCTGCACACTTTCGGACGTAATTCCCCAAAGCATAATCGTGAAGGGTTCGGTCACCAAGGCGGGCGGCTCATTGAAAGCGGGTTTAGGCGCGGCGGTCGAAAGGGCGTCAATGATTTTTTTACGACGAGCCACTTCGGTCGGAATATAATCTGGACCGATGGCTGGCACGCCCATGGCCCAACCCCGACCGTAGTCAAACAAAAGTTGATGAATTTCTTCGCGACGGAAATAGAACATGTCGTTGATATCGCTGAAAAATCCAGCTTCCACAAATACCGCGCTTAGTTCGCGCATTTTGCGCCAGAAAACGCACATTGCCCAGTGTTCGATGTAGAAATTGTGGTTTTCGACGTACGGAAATACCACCCGCGCCAAGCCGATTTTGGCATCAAAAGCCGCTTGACCTTCTTCGTCGGCAATAGAGTCGCGGTATTCTTCCGTGATTCGGTCTCTTTCGGCCGCAATGGCCTCCGTCGGACGGTCAATATTTTCACCTTTTTGTAAACGTTTCAGATAATCTTGAATGTAGCCAAAGGGAATCTCAAGGTGCTCAATCCAATACTTATCGGTCGAATAAAACCCGTTACCCGTCGTAAAATTAAACCACGGATATTTGGCCAACTCCCACGCATCAAGCCATTTTTGGCCGTTTTCGGTTGCTTTCAACGCTTCCAACGCCGCCGTTAATTCTTGATTTGCGACCACATCGTCCACCCCCAATTCAAGCGCCAATTTGGATAATTTGCGCAATTCTTCATCAGGACGAAACAAATCCACTTCCACGCCCTGCACCATTTTAGCAATCGACAAATCAGGAATGCCAGGAAAAGTTTCTTTACAAAAACCAAAGAAATCGAGGTAAGCCGCGTAGCCTAAGTTCAGAAATTCGAAGTGATACATCCATGTTTTATAACACAAATCAATCATCTTATCGTAGTTCTGAATCAGATAGTAGGTTGGGTCAAGCCCAATACCCCCCTTAACCCATTCCATATCAATCACTTCGGGAAGCGACTCAAATTTTACGGCTTCCATTTCATCAATGACACCCTTCACTTTTTTATGCCAATTTTGGAGCAAATCATTCCAGTTCATGAAATAATACCCTGCACGTTCCAAAAATTGCGGTACGCGGTCCGCGATTAATTCGGGCGCTACGCCCACGGGGCTCATGTAGCAATATCCGTTGTGAATTTTAAAATCAATTCCGTTAGCGGGTGGTATCAACCACTGACGCGTGTTGTACTGACTGAGGCATTTTACCGCAAATTCGACGGTTATGGCGTCAAAAGGCTTAAACACGTTGGGCCAGTGCTGCGAATCGCAAAAGAAAAATTTAGCTTCTTCATTTTGTTTCAGATTATCCTGAAATACCATGTAGTAGGGGTACAATTCCTTCCAACCTTCGGCTCCTTCGGGCGCTTTGTGGTCGTAAGGACTAATGAATTTTTGAGAAGACATAATTACGAATGATTAAAGGTTAAAGTGAACAGTTACGCTCGATTCGTCAGCGCGGTTTATTTTTTACTTGCTAAAGGGTTCATTAGGGTATTCAAAATGCCTTCCATTCCCGTTTTGACGGAGGAAGCTGCGGGGGCTTTTTTCTGCGACCAGACCGTTTCGGGGCGGCTTTGAAGAAGCGTAAAATTCTGACCAGCGGGCAAATCGGCATCAATCGCCCACTCAATGTCCTGCGGACAACGGTAGTGTTTTTCGATGATTTTTGCCATTCGACACACGATTTTCACTTCTTCTTCGCTCAAGCTGGGCTGCGTGGCTCGATCATCTAGAATCTCGCGCGTTAGCACCCGACGGTTTATTTTATCGGGTACGTGTTCGATGTGTTTGTTTTGAATATTTGACGCAAGCACCTCCATCATCACCTTGTCTACCAAGAAGTTATCTGGCGTAACTTCACCCGAAACCACCGCCTCACCCAGCCCCCAAGAAGCGTCAATGACGATTTTGGAGCGGTCGCCGTTGGTCGGATTGAGCGTCATGGCTACGCCAGCGGTGCGGGCATTGACCATTTTTTGAATCACCACACTCATCAGCACTTCGTCTTCTCTGATTTGCTGATTGCGACGATAGTTGATGGCCCGTGAGGTGTACAAACTCGCCCAGCAGCGGCGCACGTGTTCGATGACTTCCTCCTCTCCCACCACCCACAGATACGTGTCTTGCTGTCCGGCAAAACTCGCATCGGGTAGGTCTTCTGCGGTGGCACTCGACCGCACCGCCACAGGCAAGTCATTGGTAGCCCCCGCGAGGGCACAAAGCTGGTGATACGAAGCTTTGATACTGTGCTCTACTTCGGAAGGCAACGGACTTACCAATAATAAGCCGCGCACTTCTTCCGATACCTGATCCAATTCGGCCACGTTGGCGCAATCAATGCCATTTACTTTTTGGTAAATTGCCTCGGCAAGCGCCGAACCGTGCAAAAAGTCGGCATAGGCGTGGGTAGTAATGCAAAAACCAACGGGCACTGGCAAATCAGCGGCACTCATACTGGCCAAACTTGCCCCTTTGCCACCCAACAAATAATATTCTTCGGGCAAAGCTTCTTTAAAAAACAACGTGTATTTCATTTTACGAAAAGGGTTTTGACTGCTTTTTTACCACTCTACTTCCAAGGCCACGGGCGCTCTGAATGAGGTATTTAGTGCAAATTGAAAGACTTGATTTTCTTTGATGGTTAAGTGCGGAATCTTGCGGGTCAATTCTTCCAACACAATCTTAAATTCGAGTTTTGCCAAAGGCGACCCCAAACAAAAATGGATACCGTAGCCAAACGACAGGTGCTCTTTGGCATTGGGGCGTTGAATATCAAAGGTTTCTCCGTTTTCAAAATTGGCTTCATCCCGATTTGCAGAACCCATCACTAACAACAAATTGGAACCCGCAGGGATGGTCACGCCTCCGATTTCGCTGTCATCCAGTGCCTTTCGACGCCAAGATACAATCGAAGGTGAAAACCGCAGGATTTCTTCGATTGCGTTGGGAATCAGGCTTGGATTCTCGCAGATGGCTTTCCAACTGTCGGGATGGAGCAGCAATTCGCGGATGCCGTTGCCCATCAATGAAGTGGTGGTTTCGTGTCCTGCAAACAGCTGACTGTAACAAATCGCCGCAATCTCGCGGTCGCTGATTTCGTGACCTTCGGCCTGCAACCTCACCAAATCTCCCGGCAAATCGTCGGTAGGATTTTCTTTACGCAGTGCTACCAAGTTTTGGCAATATTCCCAGTATCTCACCATATTTTGGGCGTGAACCAACTGCTCCTCTTCCGTCAAATCGCCCCAAGTAATCAGCAAACGGCTTTCGGCCCAGCTTTTTACCTGCTGCACATCTTCTTTGGGCACACCCAACAACATAAATATCACCAAGGCGGGCAAATCATACGCCAACTGCTTCACGATTTCGGCGTGGCCTTCATTTTCAAACTTTTCGATCATCTCAATCGCCAACGCCCTGATGCCTGGTTCGAGCTTTTTGAAGCGACTCAGATTGAACGCCATGCTAACGATGCGGCGTATACGTGTATGGTCGGGTGGGATGCGCCCCGACAAGCCCGACAGACCAATCATGCCTTGGTCTTCCATCAATTTTTTGGCTTTCGGCGCAATCGGCTTAAACGGCGATTGGGCGTTTTCGGAAGTGTAGGTTTTCCAGTTGCTAAACACCGCCTTGATATCCTCATAACGGGTCACAACGTAATACCCCAATTCTTGGCTGTAAAATACGGGCTGCTCGTCCCTCGATTTTTTGTAAAAAGGAAAAGGATTTGTGAGATCAAAAGGCTTGAATTCTTCGCTTATTTTATGATACGGACAGGTGCTCATTGGGAACTGTTTTTTGATTTGACTTTCAAAACATACCCAAATGTAGAAAACAATCCTTTGGTTTTTCTTTGGTTTTTTTAGTAGTATTTTAATTCTTTTTAGAAAGATTCAAATATAATTGCCTGATTTCCTCCGACGGGGCTCCAATATTGAATTTTTTCAGCGATTCGGTATAGATTCGGTACTGTCGGTGCAGGGCGTCAAATCGCTTTGATTCGGCCAAGGCCAGCAATTTTTCCTTGTGAGCTTCTTCCAAATTGGGATTTTCGCCGAGGGCTTTATCGCAGTAGTTTATCGCCAGCGAAAGATTTCCCATTTGCCGGTGAATTTTTGCTAAACTGTATAGAAGTTTGTAGTACATCTCGCGATACCAAGTGCGCTTACTCCAACACCAGTCGTTTTCATTGTTCTCTACGTACTTGAGCGGAATGTCCATAAAAAGGTCGCCTGTATAAAGCCGCTCCGCTGACTCGTAGCAAATCTTACATTGCTCCAAATTGCCTTCTTTGAGGTGTTGGTTGCCCTTAAAACACAACTCCTGAAACATCGGCAAGTCAATCCAACTGTCGTATGGTAGTCGTAAATAATACATTGAGCCTTGATGCACGATAAAAGAAGACTGTTTTGAAGCATCATCGTGGCCGTTGAGCACGAGCCGCAGAAAACGGATGGCGTGGTATAAACGATTCAGCGACTGCTCGGTGCTGTCGGCTTCCGACCAGAGCAAATCGGCCAATTCTTCCGTATTAGCCCCTTTTTCGCCACGAATCAACAAAAAAGCAAACAACGTTTTTAATTTGCGCGTAGCACCCGCTTTGGTGTTCCAGTCAATCAATTGGCCATTTTCGCGGTAAATCCGAACCTCTCCCAGACACCTGATTTTCCAGCGCCCTTCGTTGGTTTGGGCGGTCATGGTTTGGAAAGGCCGCTCTAATGGGTACGCCTGCTTTTCATCGTTAGTTTCCACTACCTGAACTTCATCCACCACCTGATGCGTATCAATGGTGGAAAGCCAGTAGTTGAAGCGCGGTTTTAATTGATTTTTTTTAATAATACGGGGCGGCAAATAATACGGATTGGCTTTGAGGCCCTCGTGGGTGTAAATTTCGGGATGAGAAAACAAGCCCAAAAGCAGTTGTTCGTCCAACAACACCGACTCATTGTAAACGCAAACGATAGTAACAGGATACGAAACCAACAACTCCTGAAACGCTTCGTGTAGTTCGCGCAGATAAATATCCCCAGAAGGCGTTCTGACCGCCCACGTCATTTCAAAAAAGAAGACTGAATCCGCTCGCATTTCTGCGGGGATGGCGCTGATGTGGGCCTGTAATGCTTTCACCACGGGTTTTGCACGCACGACTTGTTCCCGCAAAAAAAACTCTCCCGAAGAAACAACATCTCCTTCATTATCAACCAATTCGATGGCAAAAAACTCTTTCACGCTGCTCACACTTTGTTCATCAGCCACGTAGAGCCAATGTTTATGAGCGCCGATGATTCGTTTGATTTGTTGCCAAAGAAGGGAATAATCGCTAAAGAAAAGCCCCGGATATTTTGCTACCATTGTGTCGTTGGGCTGCCTCACGGAGCAACCGAGTGCAAGTATAGCAAATCCACTTTGGTTTATGCAAAAACCGCCCCGAGAAGTTGGGCAAAATCCCAATCCTCGGGGCGGTTGACGTAGTGGGGCTTTTTACTTGATCTTTTTCAAATCTTTCACCGTAACGGTTCCACCAGGATAAGTAAAACTGAGGCTACGACCGCCGTTGTCTTGCGATTGCTGCACGCCCGTCAACGGGAATCCTTTGGTGCTGTATTTGGTGATTTTGCCGTCCTGCTCCAATTCGACAACGAGCACATTTTCAGCTGCGAAGTAGGCGTATTTACTCCCGTTTTGACTACCACTAAACGCGGGCGACGAATACTCCTCTGCCGCTTTTTTATCTGCTTTGCTTTTCTTGGGAGCGGCGGCCTTTTCTTCTTCGGCCATCGTCTGCGAGAGCGGCACCAGCTCGGCGCACAACTCGGCCACTTTGGCCTT encodes:
- a CDS encoding HD domain-containing protein; this encodes MNNYAHILKAAEKYMRVRKNDVHIPISFHYAMKLAESYPNADREVVAAGIILHDIGWFSIDEDDIFKKGFQTENYLQSDVRYLHESEGVRLSAEILRPLGYSEDFIQKVQTIIDGHDTRSFARSVEDEIVRDADKLWRFTVTGVSIASDWFKQTPSQYCARLLTDVVPQLHLPESIEMAKTDLVETEKMLCCDVI
- a CDS encoding PEP-utilizing enzyme, translating into MSSQKFISPYDHKAPEGAEGWKELYPYYMVFQDNLKQNEEAKFFFCDSQHWPNVFKPFDAITVEFAVKCLSQYNTRQWLIPPANGIDFKIHNGYCYMSPVGVAPELIADRVPQFLERAGYYFMNWNDLLQNWHKKVKGVIDEMEAVKFESLPEVIDMEWVKGGIGLDPTYYLIQNYDKMIDLCYKTWMYHFEFLNLGYAAYLDFFGFCKETFPGIPDLSIAKMVQGVEVDLFRPDEELRKLSKLALELGVDDVVANQELTAALEALKATENGQKWLDAWELAKYPWFNFTTGNGFYSTDKYWIEHLEIPFGYIQDYLKRLQKGENIDRPTEAIAAERDRITEEYRDSIADEEGQAAFDAKIGLARVVFPYVENHNFYIEHWAMCVFWRKMRELSAVFVEAGFFSDINDMFYFRREEIHQLLFDYGRGWAMGVPAIGPDYIPTEVARRKKIIDALSTAAPKPAFNEPPALVTEPFTIMLWGITSESVQGWLQSGETTNHLKGMAASAGKVEGIARVINSPDELGLLEQDEILVTRVTAPSWAPVFGKIKATVTDIGGMMSHAAIVCREYALPAVTGTGSATTTIKTGDRIMVNGSTGEVTILEAA
- a CDS encoding PEP/pyruvate-binding domain-containing protein, producing the protein MKYTLFFKEALPEEYYLLGGKGASLASMSAADLPVPVGFCITTHAYADFLHGSALAEAIYQKVNGIDCANVAELDQVSEEVRGLLLVSPLPSEVEHSIKASYHQLCALAGATNDLPVAVRSSATAEDLPDASFAGQQDTYLWVVGEEEVIEHVRRCWASLYTSRAINYRRNQQIREDEVLMSVVIQKMVNARTAGVAMTLNPTNGDRSKIVIDASWGLGEAVVSGEVTPDNFLVDKVMMEVLASNIQNKHIEHVPDKINRRVLTREILDDRATQPSLSEEEVKIVCRMAKIIEKHYRCPQDIEWAIDADLPAGQNFTLLQSRPETVWSQKKAPAASSVKTGMEGILNTLMNPLASKK
- a CDS encoding cytochrome P450, with product MSTCPYHKISEEFKPFDLTNPFPFYKKSRDEQPVFYSQELGYYVVTRYEDIKAVFSNWKTYTSENAQSPFKPIAPKAKKLMEDQGMIGLSGLSGRIPPDHTRIRRIVSMAFNLSRFKKLEPGIRALAIEMIEKFENEGHAEIVKQLAYDLPALVIFMLLGVPKEDVQQVKSWAESRLLITWGDLTEEEQLVHAQNMVRYWEYCQNLVALRKENPTDDLPGDLVRLQAEGHEISDREIAAICYSQLFAGHETTTSLMGNGIRELLLHPDSWKAICENPSLIPNAIEEILRFSPSIVSWRRKALDDSEIGGVTIPAGSNLLLVMGSANRDEANFENGETFDIQRPNAKEHLSFGYGIHFCLGSPLAKLEFKIVLEELTRKIPHLTIKENQVFQFALNTSFRAPVALEVEW
- a CDS encoding BTAD domain-containing putative transcriptional regulator → MVAKYPGLFFSDYSLLWQQIKRIIGAHKHWLYVADEQSVSSVKEFFAIELVDNEGDVVSSGEFFLREQVVRAKPVVKALQAHISAIPAEMRADSVFFFEMTWAVRTPSGDIYLRELHEAFQELLVSYPVTIVCVYNESVLLDEQLLLGLFSHPEIYTHEGLKANPYYLPPRIIKKNQLKPRFNYWLSTIDTHQVVDEVQVVETNDEKQAYPLERPFQTMTAQTNEGRWKIRCLGEVRIYRENGQLIDWNTKAGATRKLKTLFAFLLIRGEKGANTEELADLLWSEADSTEQSLNRLYHAIRFLRLVLNGHDDASKQSSFIVHQGSMYYLRLPYDSWIDLPMFQELCFKGNQHLKEGNLEQCKICYESAERLYTGDLFMDIPLKYVENNENDWCWSKRTWYREMYYKLLYSLAKIHRQMGNLSLAINYCDKALGENPNLEEAHKEKLLALAESKRFDALHRQYRIYTESLKKFNIGAPSEEIRQLYLNLSKKN
- a CDS encoding SHOCT domain-containing protein, which encodes MKKIKEIASKYNVSEETVSSLLAGLKLSGGRQVQFNIPELGGMGQWQGGMVMIGDMFNNSLKAKVAELCAELVPLSQTMAEEEKAAAPKKSKADKKAAEEYSSPAFSGSQNGSKYAYFAAENVLVVELEQDGKITKYSTKGFPLTGVQQSQDNGGRSLSFTYPGGTVTVKDLKKIK